DNA from Thermodesulforhabdaceae bacterium:
TTCCCAGGTAGGATCGTCAATTGGCACTAGTTTTACATCGGGGTGACTGTATCCTTTGTGGGGACCTCGGAAGAAAATCTTTCCCCCAACCATACCAACGCACGGTCTATAACCCAAAACGTTTTCTGGGTCTTGAGGCTGATAGCCGCAAATTACGGCAATGCCTCCCGCCATAAATTCGGCAAAATAATCTCCAACGGAGCCGAGCACCCAGAGTTCTGGAGGATCGAATCGTGGATTATGTTTTGTCATGGTCATACCGCGAGCGCCGATATTGCCGGCAATGTAGATTTTACCCTGAGCCATAGCGTTGCCGGTGCCATTTGTTGCATTTCCATGAACAATAATTTCGGCGCCGGTATTGAGCCATCCGACATCGTCCGATGCTGGTCCCATTACTTCAATGGTAGTATTGGGAAACCCCATGGCCCCCACTCGCTGACCGGGGGCTCCGGTGATTCGAATGTAAACTCTTTCGCTGCCTGCTTTCCAGAGCCTTCCACCTATTCCATGTTGTCCAGCGGCTTGAACTTCTATGAACCTTGCTCCAGATGCAACAGCTTGCTGGATGTGTTCTTCGAGTATTCTAGAATCGACCCGATGGCCGTTAATAACGCCGGGTATTTTCACCCACTGTTCGCTTTCCATGCTTGTTACCCCCTTCTACACCACGTGTTTAATTTGAAGTCGTTCAGCTACGTGGTAATCGTCTATTCCTATAGCATCCGACATACCGATAGGAAGGGATGTGGAGCGACCAAGTGGAGCCACGATCTTCTTAAGTTCCGTGTCAAAGCTCAAAAAGACGTCCACTACTCGTTCGGCGACTTTTTCTGGATCCAGCCGTCTGTAAAGTCGCGGATCCTGAGAAGTGATGCCCTTAGGGCAGAGTCCGATGTTACATATGTTGCATCGGTCAGATTCAGAACCTACACATCCTGCAGCAGCCTGCATGATGTATTTCCCGATTTGAACTCCACTGGCTCCAAGCATAATAAGAGCTGCGGCATTGGCAGCAAGATTTCCTCCTTTTCCTATTCCTCCTGCGGCGAAAAGAGGAATTTCATTTTGCTTTCCCACCTTCACCAGATTCAGGTAGCAGTCTCTGATATTACTCGCTATAGGATGCCCCATGTGATTCATGGAGACATTGTAAGCAGCACCTGTTCCTCCATCCTCGCCGTCAATAGCAAGAGCTGCTGCGTAGGGATTCCTGGTAAGGTTGTTGAGGACAGCAAGGGCTGTCGATGTGCCGGAGATTTTAGGATAGACCGGCACTCTAAATCCCCAGCCCATAGAAACAGATTGAATCATTTTTGCCACCGCTTCCTCTATAGAGTAGAGAGTCTGGTGAGTTGGAGGGCTAGGAAGACTAACGCCTGGTGGGACTCCACGAATAGCTGCAATGAGTTTATTTACTTTATGCCACATGAGAAGTCCGCCATCACCTGGCTTTGCTCCTTGACCGTATTTTATTTCTACAGCACAGGGATCTTCCTTCATTTCAGGAATGGCTCTTATGATCTCGTCCCAGCCGAAATATCCACTGGCGATTTGTAGAATAACATATTTTATAAAACGAGACTTAAGAAGCCTTGGAGGGCAGCCTCCTTCCCCCGTGCACATTCTTACGGGCATGCCAAGTTCTTCGTTTAGATATGCAACCCCCATCTGAAGTCCTTCCCACATGTTGGGGGAAAGGGCTCCAAAAGACATTGAACCGATTATGAGAGGATAGATTTCCCTAACGGGTGGAGTCCATTCTTCCTCTTTGTAGAGTTTTATAGCTTCTTCGGGTGGGAGGACTCTACCCAGTGTGGTTCTGAGTTCAAACTCATGCCGCCCCGCATCAAGAGCCGGGTCGGTCAGCATGGATATTCTTACGAACTTAATACGATCCAGGATGCCTTCTGGGACATTTCTACGTCCGCCCCTTCGCCTTGGCTGTCCGCCTCTGTTTATGTGAAAGCGAAGTTTATCGATTTCATCGTTTCTTACTGGCATGATACAGTCGTTTGGACACACCAGAGTGCAAGTGCCGCAACCGATACAGGCATAGGCTGGATCAGTTTTCTGTCGGATACCGTAGAAAACCTGATAGACATTAGATGGCTGAGTCTCCACGCCTGGAGTTACCTGAACCAACCGCTTTCTGAAAACTCCCAACTCGATCGAATGAACGGGGCAAGCTGCTGTGCATCGTCCGCACAAAGCACAACGTTCTTTGTCCCATACGATCTGCCAGAGCAGATCTTTACGGCTTAAAGTGGAAGGGGTAATTGTTCCGATTGACGCCATATTTTTGTCTCCTTTCGATCTGGTGGCACGATGACCGTGTCCAGATACATGGGCTGAAAGTCCTTTTTTCGGTCACGATCGGGAAGAGCAAATTCAAGGGCACATGCTTCTGATGAAAAAGCGAAAACACCTTCTTTTCCACCAACTATCCCGGGTCTTAACTTTTTCCTATCCTGGACCATAAACATGGTCTTATCGGGAAGCACACCTATGACACAGTTCGGACCGTCTATGGTTAGCCGTCGGCATGTTTCTTTCAAAATTTTGAGAAACTTTCCTTGAGGATGATGAACAAGATCTTCATCCTGAAGAGGTGTGATAACGTGTTTGTAGTATTCAATTCCCAGACCAAGCTTTTTGTATATGTAATGAAGAATGTGGGTAAAAACTTCGGAATCTGACTGATAACCAATATAGCCCGGAAAACCGCGAGACATGAGAAATTCTCGAATGGGCACGAAAGCTGTATTTTCACCATTGGTCATGGTGGCAATTCCCTGGATAAAGAAGGGATGGCATGCATAGAGATTTATAGCGTAATTAGTATTTTGACGCCCTTGAGCCATTATAATTCGAGCGGAAAGTTCTTTGCGATCGAGTTGAAGATATTCTGCTACATCCACGGGGTCGCCTATTTCTTTAATCATTATCACGTCAGGCCAAAAGCTAAAAACAACCATATCACCGGATTCTTCGCCCATCTGGCGTAAAGTAAGTCGAACGGTCATTAGGCGGTGTTCTTTTTCTTCCTGGCTGAGACTTTCCCACGACTCAGGATATTCATACGCTCGCACCAGATAGACATCTCTTTTTGGGACTCCAGGGGGCGGAGTTTTAGGTGGTTTTATAGAAAGTTTGTATTTAGTCATAAATCCCAGTTCCATCATAAATTGATCGAGTCTTTTAATACCGGCGTGAGAAAAGATACCCGAAAGTATTGGAGCATCCTTGATTTCTTCAAAAGGTCCGCTAAGATCGGTCAATAACAGACCAATTCCAGATCCGTCGTAACCTTCTTTCATAACTTCCAGGGCTTTTATTGCCATCATGGGTGAAACAGGTTCATTACTTGTTATTGCGAAAAGGCGACACACGTTTTTCCCTCCTTTTAGGACCTTGTAAAATTTCTGGGCAAAACTTCTAGTTGAGCAATAAATATGCCATTCTCTGATACTATGGAAAGACAGGGCTTTTAAGATAGCGATATGCACATTATTGTCAAATATAATGCTTTCTAAACGAATATTGCACAATATTGTGCAGATTTCCGGAGTTTTAGGTATATGAAACTTCTTGATTGAGCCGGTTTGCTGTGAGAGTATATAACCTGATGGAGAAAAGGTCCTTTGGCTAGCTTAATGAGCAGAGAAGTAAAGGCCCATTTTTATGGGCGTGCCCGAAGTATAAGATTGAAAAGTGATAGCGCTTTAGAATGTATCTATTGCTGGGCGGACGAAGAAACTTTGGGTTTTCGCTTTTTCAAAATTTGTGTCTGGCATAAAAGTTGCCTTAAAAACTTTTTGCTGGAGTAAGGCCTTTAGAGTTTCACCATAAGGAGAGGAGATTTTATGACACCGAAAGAAGTGTTAGAGTTTGCAAAGGCTAATGGAGTTAAGATGGTAGATTTGAAGTTTCTTGATCTTCCAGGAATGTGGCAACATTTTTCTGTCCCCATAGGTGAGCTTGATGAATCGTCCTTTGAGGACGGTTTTGGTTTTGATGCATCAAGCATCCGAGGGTGGCAGCCCATAAACGCAAGTGATATGTTAGTCATTCCCGATCCGGATACGGCAACCCTGGATCCTTTTATGGAGGTGCCGACTCTTTCGCTGATCTGTAACATTGTGGATCCTATTACTCGAGAACGTTATACTCGTGATCCGCGCTATATTGCTCAAAAAGCCGAAGAATATCTTAGGTTTACCGGTATTGCCGATACAGCTTATTTTGGTCCGGAAGCGGAATTTTTCATCTTTGACGACATCCGATATGACTCGGGATCTAACTACGGCTACTATTTTATCGACTCTGATGAGGGAATATGGAACAGTGGTAGAGAAGAGGCTCCCAACCTCGGTTATAAGCTTCGCCACAAAGAGGGTTACTTCCCTGTTCCACCTTCAGATACTCTGCATGACGTTCGCACTGAAATGGCTCTAGTTATGGAACAGGTTGGAATTAAGGTTGAGTGTCAGCATCATGAAGTGGCAACAGCTGGCCAGGCTGAAATAGATATGCGTTTTGCTCCCCTTGTAAAGATGGGCGATCAACTCATGTGGTTCAAATACATAATTAAAAATGTTGCTCGCCGCCATGGTAAAACCGTAACCTTCATGCCCAAACCTCTTTATGGCGATAATGGCTCTGGAATGCATACCCACGTAAGTCTCTGGAAAGATGGGAAACCACTTTTTGCCGGCGATAAATATGCGGGTCTGAGCGAAGTGGCTCTTTATGCCATTGGTGGCATTTTGAAACACGCACCAGCTCTATGTGCCTTTACAAACCCCACCACTAATTCTTATAAACGTCTTGTGCCAGGCTATGAAGCTCCAGTTAATCTGGCATATTCAAGCCGAAACCGTAGTGCTGCTATTCGCATACCCATGTATTCTGCTTCACCAAAGGCTAAGCGTCTTGAATTCAGGACACCAGATCCATCCTGTAACGGATATCTAGCCTTTAGCGCTATTCTCATGGCTGTTCTGGACGGAATAGAAAACCGAATGGATCCAGGAGAACCACTGGATAAAGATATTTACGCCCTATCACCCGAGGAACTTAAGAATGTCCCTTCAACTCCGGGATCTCTTGAAGAAGCTCTTGGTGCCCTGGAAAAAGATCATGAATTCCTTCTCAAAGGCGGCGTTTTTACTCAAGACGTGATAGACATGTGGATTGAATACAAGAGACATCGGGAAGTAGATCCCGTAAAGCTAAGACCCCATCCTTACGAATTCCATCTTTACTTCGATATTTAGTGAATTCGACCAAGGCTGTTCGGAAGCTTCTCTTGTGGGATGGTAAAGTAATATAAACTACAGAAAACAGGCGGAAATGGGCTCAACTTGAAAGACCTTTCCAGAGGTAGGTGGTTAAGAAACGTCTCAAAATGTGATTAGCCAGCTAAATGTAGGGGCGACGCATGCGTCGCCCCTAAGACCATTGCAAGCCTATTAACGAAAATCGACCTTGATAAAGAGGGTAATTAGGGGCGAGATGTTTTTCGCCCCTATTTTATTTCAGACATTATGAATTAAGAATTTTCTTTGCCGCTTCATCATTGGCATCGCAAATGTAGGTAATGCCAGTTTCTTGGGCAGTTTCGCGGTTTGCAGCAACAAGGTCGCTTCGAGAGATAGCTTTGAGGGAGAATTTGCGAGCACCCGCCATAAGTTGCTGGAGACCACAGGCAAGTTTATCGGAAAGAGTCCAGAAGGCAATAGCTCCTAAGGGGATATTTTTCATTTCGTCTTTCCCGACTTTCTTTTCTACTTCGAAATAGCAAGCGAAGATCTGTTCTGGGCTTGTTCCTATTTCTGAGACGGTTTTTGGTAGGCTATCCCAATTTCCATTAAGGGCTGCCTTTCTCTCAGGTCTTAGAACTCCTTCAATGTTGGATCCCAAGAAGGAAGGAATCATAAGAGCTCGTCCCATGCAGATTATTTTCACGTAGGGAGCACCCAGAGCAATTCCTTTGAATATGCTGTCTTCTAGAGCGAAACCACCGGCAAAGGAAAGATCCACAACTCGTTTTCCTCTGGCTGCCAGTATGGAAGCGTATTCGTAGGCTTTTGCATGAAGCAGAATTGAAGGCACACCCCAGCTCTGCATCATGTTCCATGGGCTCATACCGGTGCCGCCGCCGGATCCATCAATTGTTAAAAGATCAAGGCCGGCGTCGCTTGCGAATTTTATAGCCATTGCAAGATCTTCCATTCCGTAGGATCCAGTTTTAAGAGAGATACGTTTGTAGCCGATTTTTCTTAAATATTCTATCTGATTTGTAAAGGCTTCCTGAACTAGATCCCATCGACTGAGGTTTGTATTACCAAGGCGACTATGTCGAGCAAAAGATCGGATTGCTCCGCTCTTGAAAGCTGCCTGAACCTCAGGAAGTTCTGGATCAGGATCTATGAGGTAACCACGCTTTTTCAAGAAGATTGCATAGTCAAGACTGGTTACCTGAATTTCTCCACCTATATTCTTGGCTCCCTGACCCCATTTGAGTTCGATGATGCATTTGTCGCCGTATTTTTCGATTACATATTCAGCCACACCATTTCGAGTGTCTTCAACATTCATCTGCACGATGATGGCTCCATAACCATCGTAGTAGCGCAAATAAGTTTCAATTCGACGATCTAATTCTGGAGCCTTGACAACACGACCATTTTTGAATTCGGCGGCTTTATCCACTCCGACCACATTTTCGCCAACAACTATGGGGACACCGACCAGAGCGCCACCAACTGCAATGGGTTCCCAGTATTTTGCCGCAATGGGGGTTGATCCCAGAGCTCCCGTCATTATTGGAACTCGTGCTTTGGTTTTTACTTCGTTACCGAATTCGGTGGAAATGTCCACATTGGGGAAAATGCAATCATCGGGGGAGTTTGAAAGAGACTCAGGCAAGCCATGAGCTCCGTAAGCGTATCCCTGGATACGAAGAGAATTATAGGATACTCCTACGTGAGTTGTATTATTCGCTCCTGCGGTGACCATACCAAAATCGCGGGGATACAAAAGCTTTCTACCTATCAGGCTTGCGAGCCATGTTTCGCATTTGCCTTGACAATCTGCTCTACATAGTGTGCATAAACTTGATTCCGTGGGGTTACCACGGTTTACTGTGCCGAGCACGTCATTGTTTTTGGAGAATCTCATGTCCATCCTGATTATACCTCCATTAGTGAATAAAGTACTCAACCTACTAAAACCCAGCCACGCCCTGACATTTTAAGTATTACTTAATTAGTAAAGTTAAAAATTAGTGTCAAGAAATTATGGGGGGCTGTTATAAAACTTCCGCTATGGGATAGTAATGCAAACTGAAAACACAGGGATGGAACATAACTTTGAAGACCCTTCCAGGTCTGGATAGCTGAAAGATGATTCAATATGTGATTCGCCATAAATGTATGGGTGGCACATGCGTTGTCTCTACATTTTGTGTGCCCGGAATGAACGCACTCCTGCGTTTTGGGAGGGACGGCTTCCTCGCCGTCCGTTCTTTGGATGCGCCTGGCATGGACGTGCTTTTAGAGTTGAAAGTCCTCCCATGAGTTGATCACAGCGAGCGAAGAGAAGCGCAACTGCCATATTGCTGATAGCCACAGGGAACCGCAAAATTTGCAATGCATCGATCGCAGAGGACGGCGACCCTCCCAATATCCTAACGCTTCTCTAACCGCTTAGACTTAAAAATAAGATGTGTGATGTCATGGAGAATTATGAGTGCTTTCTCTCATAGTGTTTAGTCAAGTGTGTCTGTAGGGGAAGAGGCTTTCCTGAACTTAGAAATGGCTTCTTTGAACCCTGGTAAACCTCTCTTCATTTGTCTACCTTGGATTCCAAATTTAGTGATTCCTGTTTAAACAATGGTAAATTAAGGTTTATTCGATGTGATTTAGTAACTTCAATAATTTTTGAAAATGGGTTACAGTTACAATGCATTCGAAGTTGTTTTTATCAAGTTTTTCTGTATGTAGGAGTATTATTATGATCTTTTCAGATAACGATCAAAAAGGCAGGGGTATTAAGTTTGAAGAAGTCCAGATTCCTGGAATTGAAGGATCTGTTCTGGATCTTAATACCATATTGAAGGAAGCAGGTTTAACCGTTATTGTAACCTATTTGTCAGGTAAAATAATCCATGTTTTTGGAAATTTTGAAGAGATTTTTGGAAAGACCTCTGAAGAGATAATAGCCACTGGAAGTATTCAAAATCTACTGGGAGACCTTATAATCGACCTGGAGAACCTACCTTTATTAAAAGACGAGATTAGAAACATTGAAAGGGAAATTAAGGACGTTTTCGGTAGATCCCGTCTTTTGATGATCTATGTTAAAAAGGTAAATACTGGCGGAGAAAAGCTTATTTACACCATCGGGGATTATACAGAGCTAAAAGAGAATGAAAATAGGCTGAATCTAACTCTAGAAGAGTTAAGTGCTATTTATACCCATGCCCCGATTGCTATAATGGTTTTGGATAATTATAGACGGATTGTCAGTGCCAATGACTTATCAGCAGAAATTTCTGGTAGAGAAAAAAGAGATATAATTGGTATTAGTATTGGGGAAGCTATTTCGTGTATTCATCAGTTAGACAATAAAGAAGGCTGTGGGTTTGGTAAATTTTGTTCTGAATGTAAGATTAATGTTGCTATATCTGAGACATTTAAAAACCAGAGGGGCCAAAAAAATATCGATGCATGGGTTTATTTTGAAAAATCTGGTGAGAAAAAAGGAAAATGTCTATCTCTATCGACAGCTTATATCAAGTATTTTGATAAAAACTTAGTTCTTATATGTTTCCAGGATGTAACCGAGCAGAAAAAGTCATCATTTGAATTCCAGTCAGCCGGGGATTTTGTTTTGTTAAAGCGAAAGGATCTAAATGAACTTCTAGATATCTCTGCTCTTATACATCAGGATCTTGGATTCGATGTGGTTGCTAAGAAGATATTTGATGTCTTAAAAAATCTTATCGGTTCAAGTTCTGGCTATGTTGGCCTTTTCAATAAAGAAATCGACGGATTTGATATTGTTTACCTGGATTATGGGGGATTTGAGTGTTTAGTAGATCCCA
Protein-coding regions in this window:
- a CDS encoding glutamate synthase-related protein, translated to MASIGTITPSTLSRKDLLWQIVWDKERCALCGRCTAACPVHSIELGVFRKRLVQVTPGVETQPSNVYQVFYGIRQKTDPAYACIGCGTCTLVCPNDCIMPVRNDEIDKLRFHINRGGQPRRRGGRRNVPEGILDRIKFVRISMLTDPALDAGRHEFELRTTLGRVLPPEEAIKLYKEEEWTPPVREIYPLIIGSMSFGALSPNMWEGLQMGVAYLNEELGMPVRMCTGEGGCPPRLLKSRFIKYVILQIASGYFGWDEIIRAIPEMKEDPCAVEIKYGQGAKPGDGGLLMWHKVNKLIAAIRGVPPGVSLPSPPTHQTLYSIEEAVAKMIQSVSMGWGFRVPVYPKISGTSTALAVLNNLTRNPYAAALAIDGEDGGTGAAYNVSMNHMGHPIASNIRDCYLNLVKVGKQNEIPLFAAGGIGKGGNLAANAAALIMLGASGVQIGKYIMQAAAGCVGSESDRCNICNIGLCPKGITSQDPRLYRRLDPEKVAERVVDVFLSFDTELKKIVAPLGRSTSLPIGMSDAIGIDDYHVAERLQIKHVV
- a CDS encoding glutamate synthase, which codes for MCRLFAITSNEPVSPMMAIKALEVMKEGYDGSGIGLLLTDLSGPFEEIKDAPILSGIFSHAGIKRLDQFMMELGFMTKYKLSIKPPKTPPPGVPKRDVYLVRAYEYPESWESLSQEEKEHRLMTVRLTLRQMGEESGDMVVFSFWPDVIMIKEIGDPVDVAEYLQLDRKELSARIIMAQGRQNTNYAINLYACHPFFIQGIATMTNGENTAFVPIREFLMSRGFPGYIGYQSDSEVFTHILHYIYKKLGLGIEYYKHVITPLQDEDLVHHPQGKFLKILKETCRRLTIDGPNCVIGVLPDKTMFMVQDRKKLRPGIVGGKEGVFAFSSEACALEFALPDRDRKKDFQPMYLDTVIVPPDRKETKIWRQSEQLPLPL
- the glnA gene encoding type I glutamate--ammonia ligase; the encoded protein is MTPKEVLEFAKANGVKMVDLKFLDLPGMWQHFSVPIGELDESSFEDGFGFDASSIRGWQPINASDMLVIPDPDTATLDPFMEVPTLSLICNIVDPITRERYTRDPRYIAQKAEEYLRFTGIADTAYFGPEAEFFIFDDIRYDSGSNYGYYFIDSDEGIWNSGREEAPNLGYKLRHKEGYFPVPPSDTLHDVRTEMALVMEQVGIKVECQHHEVATAGQAEIDMRFAPLVKMGDQLMWFKYIIKNVARRHGKTVTFMPKPLYGDNGSGMHTHVSLWKDGKPLFAGDKYAGLSEVALYAIGGILKHAPALCAFTNPTTNSYKRLVPGYEAPVNLAYSSRNRSAAIRIPMYSASPKAKRLEFRTPDPSCNGYLAFSAILMAVLDGIENRMDPGEPLDKDIYALSPEELKNVPSTPGSLEEALGALEKDHEFLLKGGVFTQDVIDMWIEYKRHREVDPVKLRPHPYEFHLYFDI
- a CDS encoding glutamate synthase-related protein, with translation MDMRFSKNNDVLGTVNRGNPTESSLCTLCRADCQGKCETWLASLIGRKLLYPRDFGMVTAGANNTTHVGVSYNSLRIQGYAYGAHGLPESLSNSPDDCIFPNVDISTEFGNEVKTKARVPIMTGALGSTPIAAKYWEPIAVGGALVGVPIVVGENVVGVDKAAEFKNGRVVKAPELDRRIETYLRYYDGYGAIIVQMNVEDTRNGVAEYVIEKYGDKCIIELKWGQGAKNIGGEIQVTSLDYAIFLKKRGYLIDPDPELPEVQAAFKSGAIRSFARHSRLGNTNLSRWDLVQEAFTNQIEYLRKIGYKRISLKTGSYGMEDLAMAIKFASDAGLDLLTIDGSGGGTGMSPWNMMQSWGVPSILLHAKAYEYASILAARGKRVVDLSFAGGFALEDSIFKGIALGAPYVKIICMGRALMIPSFLGSNIEGVLRPERKAALNGNWDSLPKTVSEIGTSPEQIFACYFEVEKKVGKDEMKNIPLGAIAFWTLSDKLACGLQQLMAGARKFSLKAISRSDLVAANRETAQETGITYICDANDEAAKKILNS